One window of the Macaca thibetana thibetana isolate TM-01 chromosome 1, ASM2454274v1, whole genome shotgun sequence genome contains the following:
- the LOC126934899 gene encoding 60S ribosomal protein L34-like translates to MVQRLTYQCRLSYNTASNKTRLSQTLGNRIVYLYTKKDGKAPKSACGMCPGRLQGIHAVKPEVLTRLSKTKNMSGSMYAKCVRDRIKRAFLIEEKKIVKVLKAQAQSQKAK, encoded by the coding sequence ATGGTCCAGCGTTTGACATACCAATGTAGGCTTTCCTACAATACAGCCTCTAACAAAACTAGGCTGTCCCAAACCCTTGGTAATAGAATTGTTTACCTCTATACCAAGAAGGATGGGAAAGCACCAAAATCTGCATGTGGCATGTGCCCAGGCAGACTTCAAGGGATCCATGCTGTAAAACCTGAAGTTCTTACGAGAttgtccaaaacaaaaaacatgtcgGGTTCCATGTATGCTAAATGTGTTCGTGACCGGATCAAGCGTGCTTTCCTTATCGAGGAGAAGAAAATTGTGAAAGTGCTGAAGGCACAAGCACAGAGTCAGAaagctaaataa